From Primulina tabacum isolate GXHZ01 chromosome 2, ASM2559414v2, whole genome shotgun sequence, one genomic window encodes:
- the LOC142522088 gene encoding enoyl-[acyl-carrier-protein] reductase [NADH], chloroplastic-like, whose translation MAAAAASSIQIPALKPALFPARNFFRGSLAKVGTDSQEAPLSRLLPSISSGQYLRRTLTSSPARFDKVITKASSEAGENKLASGLPIDLKGKRAFIAGVADDNGYGWAIAKSLAAAGAEILLGTWVPALNIFETSLRRGKFDESRVLPDGSLMEITKVYALDAVFDTPEDVPEDIKTNKRYAGSSNWTVAEVAECVRQDFGSIDILVHSLANGPEVTKPLLETSRKGYLAAISASSYSYVSLLKHFLPLINPGGSSLSLTYIASERIIPGYGGGMSSAKAALESDTRVIAFEAGRKHKVRVNTISAGPLRSRAAKAIGFIDMMIDYSLENAPLQKELSADEVGNTAAFLVSPLASAITGAVIYVDNGLNAMGVGVDSPIFKDLNIPKAS comes from the exons ATGGCAGCTGCTGCAGCTTCAAGTATTCAGATCCCGGCATTGAAACCAGCTCTTTTCCCAgcaagaaatttttttagagGTAGTCTGGCAAAAGTTGGCACCGATTCCCAAGAAGCCCCCTTGTCCAGGTTATTACCCAGTATATCATCAGGACAATATCTCAGACGCACCCTCACATCATCTCCTGCAAGATTTGACAAAGTAATCACCAAGGCATCGTCTGAAGCTGGTGAAAACAAGCTTGCCTCTGGATTGCCAATTGATTTGAAag GGAAGAGGGCATTTATTGCTGGTGTAGCTGATGATAATGGATATGGTTGGGCTATTGCAAAATCATTGGCCGCAGCTGGAGCTGAAATTCTCCTTGGCACGTGGGTGCCA GCACTGAACATATTTGAAACAAGTCTACGTCGTGGGAAGTTCGATGAATCACGCGT GCTGCCTGATGGTTCTTTGATGGAGATCACCAAAGTCTATGCATTAGATGCGGTTTTTGACACTCCAGAAGATGTTCCTGAAGAT ataaaaacaaataaacgtTATGCAGGATCTAGTAATTGGACTGTCGCG GAAGTAGCAGAATGTGTCAGACAGGATTTTGGCAGCATTGACATTCTTGTTCACTCTCTAGCTAATGGGCCAGAG GTTACAAAGCCTCTGCTCGAAACCTCAAGAAAGGGATATCTTGCCGCAATATCTGCATCGAGTTACTCTTATGTTTCCTTACTAAAGCATTTCCTTCCACTCATCAATCCAG GTGGTTCTTCACTTTCTCTAACGTATATTGCTTCTGAAAGAATCATCCCAGG ATACGGTGGTGGAATGAGCTCTGCAAAAGCAGCACTAGAGAGTGATACAAGG GTGATTGCATTTGAAGCAGGAAGGAAACACAAAGTCAGGGTCAACACAATATCTGCCG GCCCATTAAGAAGCCGTGCTGCTAAAGCGATTGGTTTTATTGATATGATGATCGATTACTCCCTGGAAAATGCCCCTCTTCAGAAAGAATTATCTGCAG ATGAGGTGGGGAACACTGCAGCCTTCTTGGTATCACCACTTGCTTCCGCCATTACAGGCGCAGTCATTTATGTCGACAATGGTCTGAATGCAATGGGTGTGGGTGTCGATAGCCCCATATTTAAAGACCTTAACATACCTAAAGCCAGCTAG